A segment of the Streptomyces sp. L2 genome:
TCCTGCTCGTGCCGCCCCTGTCGCCCTGTCGCGCCCGCCGCGCCCGCCGGGGTGTCCCAGATTCACCACAGGCTGACACACGCCGACCTTCCTTCCAAAAAGTCAGACTTTTAGTTTTGAACGCGTCCGGCCGACGTTTCCCCAGATTCCCGCAGCGAACGAGGACTTCTTGAAGATGAGCGCGCAAGCATCCGACGGCTCCGACGGCTTCGAGTGGACGGACCTGGACCGGCGTGCGGTGGACACCGCCCGGCTGCTCGCGGCCGACGCGGTGCAGAAGGTGGGCAACGGCCACCCGGGCACGGCGATGAGCCTGGCCCCGGCGGCGTACACGATCTTTCAGAAGGTGATGCGTCATGACCCGGCCGATCCTGAGTGGGCCGGCCGCGACCGCTTCGTGCTGTCCCCCGGGCACACCTCGCTGACGCTCTACACGCAGCTGTTCCTCGCCGGGTACGAGCTGGAGCTCGCGGACCTGAAGGCGTTCCGCACACACGGCTCGAAGACGCCCGGCCACCCCGAGTACGGGCACACGGCGGGCGTGGAGACCACCACGGGACCGCTCGGGCAGGGCGTCGCGAACGCGGTCGGCATGGCGATGGCCGCCCGCTACGAGCGGGGCCTGTTCGACCCGGACGCCCCCGAGGGCACCTCTCCCTTCGACCACACCGTCTGGGCGATCGTCTCCGACGGCGACCTTCAGGAGGGCGTCTCCGCGGAGGCCTCCTCGCTGGCCGGCCACCAGAGGCTCGGCAACCTGGTCCTCCTCTACGACGACAACCACATCTCCATCGAGGGCGACACGGCGACCGCCTTCTCCGAGGACGTGCTGAAGCGGTACGCGGCATACGGCTGGCACACCCAGCGCATACAGCCGACCGCCGACGGGGACGTCGACGTGGCCGCCCTGCACGCGGCGCTGACGGCCGCGCGGTCCGAGACCGGCCGGCCGTCGATCGTCGCGATGCGCACGGTCATCGCGTGGCCGGCCCCGAACGCGCGGAACACCGAGGCCTCCCACGGCTCGGCGCTGGGCGAGGAGGAGGTCGCCGCCACCAAGCGCCTCCTCGGCTTCGACCCCGGGCGGACCTTCGCGGTGGACGGCGACGTCCTCGCCCACACCCGCGCCGCCCTGGACCGGGGCGCACAGGCGCACGCCGCCTGGGACAAGCGGATCGCCGCCTGGCGCACCGAGCAGCCCGCACGAGCCGAGCTGTTCGAGCGGGTGAGCAAGGGTGAGCTGCCCCCGGGCTGGGAGGCCGCGCTGCCGGTGTTCGAGGAGGGCAGGCCGGTCGCCACCCGTGCCGCCTCGGGCAAGGTGCTGCGGGCGCTCGGCCCGGTGCTGCCGGAGCTGTGGGGCGGTTCCGCCGACCTGGCGGGCTCCAACAACACCACCATCGACCAGGGCAGCTCCTTCCTGCCGGCGGGCAACCCGCTGCCCGGCGCCGACCCGTACGGCCGTACGGTGCACTTCGGGATCCGCGAGTTCTCGATGGCCGCCGCGATGAACGGCGTCGCGCTGCACGGCAACACCCGGATCTACGGCGGCACCTTCCTGGTGTTCTCCGACTACATGCGCAACGCCGTCCGGATGTCGGCGCTGATGCGGCTGCCGGTGACGTACGTGTGGACGCACGACTCCGTCGGCCTCGGCGAGGACGGGCCCACACACCAGCCGGTCGAGCACCTGGCCTCGCTGCGGGCGATCCCGGGCCTGAACGTCGTCCGCCCGGCGGACGCCAACGAGACCGCGGTCGCCTGGGCCGAGATCCTGAAGAGGCACGCCACCCGCCCCGCCCCGCACGGGCTCGCGCTGACCCGCCAGGGCGTGCCGGTGTACGCGCCCCGCGAGGACGCGGCCAAGGGCGGCTACGTGCTGCGCGAGTCCTCGACCGAGGTCCCGGAGGTGATCGTCATCGCGACGGGCTCCGAGGTGCGTCTCGCCGTGGCCGCGCGCGAGGAACTGGAGGCCGGCGGGATCGGCACGCGGGTGGTGTCGATGCCGTGCGTGGAGTGGTTCGAGGAGCAGCCGCGCGCCTACCGGGAGGCGGTGCTGCCGCCGTCGGTGCGGGCCCGGGTCGCGGTGGAGGCCGGCATCGGCCTGACCTGGCACCGGTACATCGGTGACGCGGGCCGGATCGTGTCCCTGGAGCACTTCGGGGCCTCCGCCGACGCCGCCACCCTGTTCGCCGAGTTCGGCTTCACCCCCGAGAACGTGGCCGCGGCGGCCCGCGACGCGCTGGCCGCCGCGCGCGCCTGATCCGCACGTGACGAGAAAGATGATGACTGTGACCGAAGCAATCGCCACCCCGGGAGCCCTCAAGCGCCTCGCCGACGAGGGCGTCTCGATCTGGCTGGACGACCTGTCGCGCACCCGGATCGCCTCGGGCTCGCTGGCCCGGCTCGTCGACGACGCGGGCGTCGTCGGCGTGACCACCAACCCGTCGATCTTCCAGGCCGCCATAGGCTCCGGCGAGGGCTACGAGGAGCAGCTCCGCGAGCTGGCCGTGCGCGGGGTGACAGTGGACGAGGCCGTCCGGATGATGACGACCGCCGACGTGCGGTCCGCCGCCGACATTCTGCATTCCGTATACACCGCGTCCGAGGGGCGCGACGGCCGGGTCTCCATCGAGGTCGACCCGCGCCTCGCCCACCACACGGAGGCGACCGTCGCCGAGGCCAAGCAGCTCGCCTGGCTCGTCGACCGCCCCAACGCGATGATCAAGATCCCGGCCACCCGTGCGGGCCTGCCGGCCATCACCGAGGTCATCGGGCTGGGCATCAGCGTCAACGTCACGCTGATCTTCTCCCTGGAGCGCTACCGCGAGGTCATGGACGCCTACCTGGCCGGGCTGGAGCAGGCCCGCGCGCGGGGCCTGGACCTGTCCACGATCCACTCCGTGGCGTCCTTCTTCGTCTCCCGCGTCGACACCGAGATCGACAAGCGGCTCACCGCCCTCGGCACCCCGGAGGCCCTGGCGCTCAAGGGCCGCGCGGCCCTCGCCAACGCCCGGCTGGCGTACGCGGCGTACGAGCAGGTGTTCGGATCCACTGGCGGTGGAGCCCCCGCCGACGACCGCTGGCGCGCCCTCGCCGCCGAGGGCGCCCACGCGCAGCGCCCGCTGTGGGCGTCCACCGGTGTGAAGGATCCCGCATACAAGGACACGCTGTACGTCGACGAGCTGGTCGCCCCCGGCACGGTCAACACCATGCCCGAGGCCACCCTGGCGGCCACCGCCGACCACGGCGTGATCACGGGCGACACCGTGACCGGCGGCTACGAGCAGGCCCGCGCCGACCTGGCCGCCGTCGAACGGCTCGGCGTCTCCTACGACGAGGTCGTGCGGCAGCTGGAGGACGAGGGCGTGGCCAAGTTCGAGACGGCCTGGCAGGACCTGCTGGACGCCGTCGCGGCGGCCCTGGAGAGCAAGGGAGTTGACGCGTCATGACCGACCAGGCAACGCAGGCCCCCGCCGAGGAGGCGGTGCGGGTGCCCGTCGGCCCGGCGGCCGACTGGGTGAACCCGCTGCGGGACACCGGCGACCGCCGGCTCCCCCGGATCGCCGGCCCGTCGGGGCTGGTCATCTTCGGGGTGACCGGCGACCTGTCCCGCAAGAAGCTGATGCCGGCCGTGTACGACCTGGCCAACCGCGGTCTGCTGCCGCCGGGTTTCTCGCTGGTCGGCTTCGCCCGCCGGGACTGGGAGGACCAGGACTTCGCGCAGGTCGTGCACGACGCGGTGCGCGAGCACTCCCGCACCCCGTTCCGTGAGGAGGTCTGGCAGCAGCTCGCCGAGGGCATGCGGTTCATCCCGGGCGACTTCGACGACGACACCGCGTTCAAGCAGTTGCGGGACGCGGTCGTGGAGCTGAACGCCTCCCGGGGTACCGGCGGCAACTTCGCGTTCTACCTGTCGGTGCCGCCGAAGTTCTTCCCGAAGGTCGTCCAGCAGCTGAAGAAGCACGGCCTGGCGAGCCCGCCGCGGGGCGCCTGGCGGCGCGCGGTCATCGAGAAGCCGTTCGGGCACGACCTGGACAGCGCCTGCGACCTGAACGCCATCCTGCACGACGTGTTCGAGCCGGACCAGGTGTTCCGCATCGACCACTACCTCGGCAAGGAGACCGTCCAGAACATCCTGGCGCTGCGCTTCGCCAACCAGATGTACGAGCCGATCTGGAACCGCAGTTACGTCGACCACGTGCAGATCACCATGGCCGAGGACATCGGCATCGGCGGCCGGGCCGGCTACTACGACGGCATCGGCGCCGCCCGGGACGTCATCCAGAACCACCTGCTGCAGCTGATGGCGCTCACCGCCATGGAGGAGCCGATCGCGTTCGACGCGGAGGCGCTGCTCACCGAGAAGCTGAAGGTCCTGAAGTCGGTGCGGCTGCCCCAGGACCTCGGCCGGCACACGGTGCGCGGCCAGTACGCGGCGGGCTGGCAGGGCGGCGAGAAGGTGGCCGGCTACCTCGAAGAGGACGGCATCGACCCCACGTCGAAGACCGACACGTACGCGGCGATCAAGCTCGGCATCGACAACCGCCGCTGGGCGGGCGTGCCGTTCTACCTGCGTGCCGGGAAGCGGCTCGGCCGCCGGGTGACAGAGATCGCGGTCGTCTTCCAGCGGGCCCCGCACTCCCCGTTCGACTCCACCGCCACCGAGGAACTGGGCCAGAACGCCATCGTCATCCGGGTCCAGCCGGACGAGGGCATGACCGTCCGGTTCGGCTCCAAGGTGCCCGGCACCTCGATGGAGATCCGGGACGTGTCGATGGACTTCGCCTACGGCGAGTCGTTCACCGAGTCGAGTCCGGAGGCGTACGAGCGGCTCATCCTGGACGTACTCCTCGGCGACGCGAATTTGTTCCCCCGGCACCAGGAGGTGGAAGAGTCCTGGCAGATCCTCGACCCGATCGAGCGGTACTGGGCGGAGCACGGCAGGCCGGCCCCGTACGCGTCG
Coding sequences within it:
- the tkt gene encoding transketolase translates to MSAQASDGSDGFEWTDLDRRAVDTARLLAADAVQKVGNGHPGTAMSLAPAAYTIFQKVMRHDPADPEWAGRDRFVLSPGHTSLTLYTQLFLAGYELELADLKAFRTHGSKTPGHPEYGHTAGVETTTGPLGQGVANAVGMAMAARYERGLFDPDAPEGTSPFDHTVWAIVSDGDLQEGVSAEASSLAGHQRLGNLVLLYDDNHISIEGDTATAFSEDVLKRYAAYGWHTQRIQPTADGDVDVAALHAALTAARSETGRPSIVAMRTVIAWPAPNARNTEASHGSALGEEEVAATKRLLGFDPGRTFAVDGDVLAHTRAALDRGAQAHAAWDKRIAAWRTEQPARAELFERVSKGELPPGWEAALPVFEEGRPVATRAASGKVLRALGPVLPELWGGSADLAGSNNTTIDQGSSFLPAGNPLPGADPYGRTVHFGIREFSMAAAMNGVALHGNTRIYGGTFLVFSDYMRNAVRMSALMRLPVTYVWTHDSVGLGEDGPTHQPVEHLASLRAIPGLNVVRPADANETAVAWAEILKRHATRPAPHGLALTRQGVPVYAPREDAAKGGYVLRESSTEVPEVIVIATGSEVRLAVAAREELEAGGIGTRVVSMPCVEWFEEQPRAYREAVLPPSVRARVAVEAGIGLTWHRYIGDAGRIVSLEHFGASADAATLFAEFGFTPENVAAAARDALAAARA
- the tal gene encoding transaldolase: MMTVTEAIATPGALKRLADEGVSIWLDDLSRTRIASGSLARLVDDAGVVGVTTNPSIFQAAIGSGEGYEEQLRELAVRGVTVDEAVRMMTTADVRSAADILHSVYTASEGRDGRVSIEVDPRLAHHTEATVAEAKQLAWLVDRPNAMIKIPATRAGLPAITEVIGLGISVNVTLIFSLERYREVMDAYLAGLEQARARGLDLSTIHSVASFFVSRVDTEIDKRLTALGTPEALALKGRAALANARLAYAAYEQVFGSTGGGAPADDRWRALAAEGAHAQRPLWASTGVKDPAYKDTLYVDELVAPGTVNTMPEATLAATADHGVITGDTVTGGYEQARADLAAVERLGVSYDEVVRQLEDEGVAKFETAWQDLLDAVAAALESKGVDAS
- the zwf gene encoding glucose-6-phosphate dehydrogenase; translation: MTDQATQAPAEEAVRVPVGPAADWVNPLRDTGDRRLPRIAGPSGLVIFGVTGDLSRKKLMPAVYDLANRGLLPPGFSLVGFARRDWEDQDFAQVVHDAVREHSRTPFREEVWQQLAEGMRFIPGDFDDDTAFKQLRDAVVELNASRGTGGNFAFYLSVPPKFFPKVVQQLKKHGLASPPRGAWRRAVIEKPFGHDLDSACDLNAILHDVFEPDQVFRIDHYLGKETVQNILALRFANQMYEPIWNRSYVDHVQITMAEDIGIGGRAGYYDGIGAARDVIQNHLLQLMALTAMEEPIAFDAEALLTEKLKVLKSVRLPQDLGRHTVRGQYAAGWQGGEKVAGYLEEDGIDPTSKTDTYAAIKLGIDNRRWAGVPFYLRAGKRLGRRVTEIAVVFQRAPHSPFDSTATEELGQNAIVIRVQPDEGMTVRFGSKVPGTSMEIRDVSMDFAYGESFTESSPEAYERLILDVLLGDANLFPRHQEVEESWQILDPIERYWAEHGRPAPYASGSWGPREADEMLARDGRSWRRP